The following are from one region of the Nocardioides marmotae genome:
- a CDS encoding hydroxyisourate hydrolase, producing MTTLSTHVLDAAQGTPRADLEVVLTRGADGAELERVRTDADGRARFAGDLDGGHHALTFATATAFHPVVRVDVTVDATEAHHHVALLLSPFAYTTYKGS from the coding sequence ATGACGACCCTGTCCACCCACGTGCTCGACGCCGCGCAGGGCACGCCCCGCGCGGACCTCGAGGTCGTGCTCACCCGCGGCGCCGACGGCGCCGAGCTGGAGCGGGTGCGGACCGACGCCGACGGCCGGGCGCGCTTCGCCGGCGACCTCGACGGCGGCCACCACGCCCTGACCTTCGCCACCGCGACGGCGTTCCACCCGGTGGTGCGGGTCGACGTCACCGTGGACGCGACCGAGGCGCACCACCACGTGGCGCTGCTGCTGAGCCCCTTCGCCTACACGACCTACAAGGGGAGCTGA
- the uraD gene encoding 2-oxo-4-hydroxy-4-carboxy-5-ureidoimidazoline decarboxylase, translated as MRIEQFNTMGEAEAADAVRPCAAIASWVDAVVADRPYADVDALVAHADALAATWTGAEVEQALADHPRIGERHAGDGASAAMSRREQSGVAGDGGADADLARRIAAGNAAYEQRFGRVFLVRAAGRSAAEILEQLEQRLAHDPTIELEVTRGQLAEIAALRLRGLFG; from the coding sequence GTGCGGATCGAGCAGTTCAACACGATGGGCGAGGCCGAGGCGGCCGACGCCGTCCGGCCCTGCGCGGCCATCGCCTCGTGGGTGGACGCGGTCGTCGCGGACCGCCCCTACGCCGACGTCGACGCGCTGGTCGCCCACGCCGACGCACTGGCCGCGACGTGGACCGGCGCCGAGGTCGAGCAGGCCCTCGCCGACCACCCGCGGATCGGCGAGCGGCACGCGGGCGACGGCGCCAGCGCGGCGATGTCGCGCCGCGAGCAGTCCGGGGTCGCCGGCGACGGCGGGGCCGACGCCGACCTCGCCCGGCGGATCGCGGCCGGCAACGCGGCGTACGAGCAGCGCTTCGGCCGGGTCTTCCTCGTCCGCGCCGCCGGGCGCAGCGCGGCGGAGATCCTCGAACAGCTCGAGCAGCGCCTGGCCCACGACCCGACCATCGAGCTCGAGGTCACGCGTGGCCAGCTCGCCGAGATCGCCGCCCTGCGGCTGAGGGGGCTCTTCGGATGA
- a CDS encoding AtzH-like domain-containing protein, whose amino-acid sequence MTSSPATTSGASKPVPAGLVEAFWAYERALMTDDLDALDRLFAPGPTTLRGDAAGLLVGHDAISAFRGRRGGAPRRRIVQTHVQTIDEDHALVVAITELERGGRGQQTQLWARGADGWQVTAAHVAVPPPALDTRVWRVVGDPLVPGAGRGPLAGETVAVKDVYAVAGHRTGAGNPAWLDAAPTARDHAAVLGQLLAAGADVRGIARTDELAWSLAGTNAHTGAPPNPRAPYRVPGGSTSGPASAVSLGHATIGLGTDTGGSIRVPAAYQGLFGIRTTHGAVAVDGLLPLAPSFDTVGWLTRSAALLAAVGDVLLPPAAGPTPGTDQVVVVPALLDLASPEVAAAVRGLAPADASEERWPLEDLPAWLDAFRTVQAWEAWQSWGAWLEDRLHVLGADVRGRFEHARTLTEAQASAARAVADEARATVRTLVGGRVLLLPSASSVAPRLGEDMEPVRASTMLLTCVAGLGGLPAVSVPVTTAPATGGLPAGGCLVAAPGRDRDLLRLAVDLTGDGTETRPPRP is encoded by the coding sequence ATGACCTCCTCCCCCGCGACGACCAGCGGCGCGTCGAAGCCCGTGCCCGCCGGCCTGGTCGAGGCGTTCTGGGCCTACGAGCGCGCGCTGATGACCGACGACCTCGACGCGCTCGACCGGCTCTTCGCGCCCGGCCCGACCACCCTGCGCGGCGACGCGGCCGGCCTGCTGGTCGGGCACGACGCGATCAGTGCCTTCCGCGGCCGGCGGGGCGGCGCGCCGCGGCGGCGGATCGTGCAGACCCACGTGCAGACGATCGACGAGGACCACGCGCTCGTCGTGGCGATCACCGAGCTCGAGCGCGGCGGGCGCGGGCAGCAGACCCAGCTCTGGGCGCGGGGCGCCGACGGCTGGCAGGTGACGGCGGCCCACGTCGCGGTCCCGCCGCCGGCCCTCGACACCCGCGTGTGGCGGGTCGTCGGCGACCCGCTCGTGCCCGGCGCGGGCCGCGGTCCGCTGGCCGGGGAGACGGTGGCGGTCAAGGACGTGTACGCCGTCGCCGGGCACCGCACCGGCGCCGGCAACCCCGCCTGGCTCGACGCCGCGCCGACCGCCCGCGACCACGCCGCCGTCCTCGGGCAGCTGCTCGCCGCCGGCGCGGACGTGCGCGGGATCGCGCGGACCGACGAGCTCGCCTGGTCGCTGGCCGGCACCAATGCCCACACCGGCGCGCCGCCCAACCCGCGGGCGCCCTACCGCGTCCCCGGCGGGTCCACCTCCGGCCCCGCGTCGGCCGTCTCGCTGGGCCACGCCACCATCGGGCTCGGGACCGACACCGGCGGCTCGATCCGGGTCCCGGCGGCATACCAGGGCCTCTTCGGGATCCGCACCACCCACGGCGCCGTCGCGGTCGACGGGCTGCTGCCGCTCGCGCCGTCCTTCGACACCGTCGGCTGGCTGACCCGGTCCGCGGCGCTGCTCGCCGCCGTCGGCGACGTGCTGCTCCCCCCGGCCGCCGGCCCCACCCCTGGCACCGACCAGGTCGTCGTCGTGCCCGCGCTGCTCGACCTGGCCTCGCCCGAGGTGGCCGCGGCCGTCCGCGGGCTCGCCCCGGCGGACGCGAGCGAGGAGCGCTGGCCGCTCGAGGACCTGCCGGCGTGGCTCGACGCGTTCCGGACCGTGCAGGCGTGGGAGGCCTGGCAGTCGTGGGGCGCCTGGCTCGAGGACCGGCTGCACGTCCTCGGCGCGGACGTCCGCGGCCGGTTCGAGCACGCCCGGACCCTGACCGAGGCGCAGGCGAGCGCCGCGCGGGCCGTCGCCGACGAGGCGCGGGCGACCGTGCGGACGCTGGTCGGCGGGCGGGTGCTGCTGCTGCCGTCGGCCTCCTCGGTCGCCCCGCGGCTGGGCGAGGACATGGAGCCGGTGCGCGCCTCGACGATGCTGCTGACCTGCGTGGCCGGGCTGGGCGGACTGCCCGCGGTCTCGGTGCCGGTGACGACCGCGCCGGCGACCGGCGGGCTGCCCGCCGGCGGGTGCCTGGTCGCCGCGCCCGGCCGCGACCGGGACCTGCTGCGGCTGGCGGTGGACCTGACCGGCGACGGAACCGAAACGCGACCGCCGCGACCGTAA